A genomic segment from Engraulis encrasicolus isolate BLACKSEA-1 unplaced genomic scaffold, IST_EnEncr_1.0 scaffold_26_np1212, whole genome shotgun sequence encodes:
- the LOC134442928 gene encoding protein NLRC3-like: MDRTREEEGSSAEQRCKQMWVDIKDHKALLKEKSQCLTEEISRQGNPTLLNEIYTEVYITEGGSGEVNEEHEFRQIEAASKRSAIHDKAIKCNDIFKPLPGQEKNIRMVLTKGVAGIGKTVSVQKFILDWAEEIANQDMHYIFPFPFRELNLVKEEHLSLMGLIKRFCGNINDLNIFNDIKCKVLFIFDGLDECRIPLNFNSNPKCCDVTEATTVSALLTNLIKGNLLPSALLWITSRPAAANQIPPECVDQVTEVRGFNDPQKEEYFRKRVSDEDLANRTITHLKSSRSLFIMCHIPVFCWIAATVLEIMLKERNTGEIPKTLTQMYTHFLMIQTDVKQKYTERKETDEGMVFKLGKLAFQQLQKGNLIFYEEDLRECGIDITEASVYSGVCTQIFREEAGLYQGKVFCFVHLSIQEHLAALYVHLTFIIQKKNVLNQATPRPATFISKLAECFRPLPVSDAKEGGEVSVYELQKRAIDLALQSENGHLDLFLRFLLGLSLESNQNLFGALLPPITIQSESTDKTVQYIKKKIGENPSSDKCMNLFHCLNELNDQSLVEEMQNYMKTSGGLKRAKLSPAQWSAVVFVLLTSDQQLDKFDLDKYGGSEECLLRLMPVVKASRSAKLHNCNLTGKSCSSLAAALSSGSSLRELDLSDNNLQDSGVALLSAALGNPLCQLETLKLDLCNLTDKCCSSLADAFRSGSSLRHLNLSYTNLQDYGVALLSAALGNPLSQLETLE; this comes from the exons ATGTAAACAGATGTGGGTGGATATCAAGGACCATAAAGCCCTTCTGAAGGAGAAGTCTCAGTGTTTGACTGAGGAAATCTCCAGGCAGGGAAACCCCACACTCCTCAATGAGATCTACACAGaggtctacatcacagaggggggcagtggagagGTCAATGAAGAACACGAGTTCAGACAGATTGAGGCAGCATCCAAGAGATCAGCTATACATGACAAAGCAATCAAATGCAATGACATCTTTAAACCCTTGCCCGGACAAGAGAAGAATATTAGAATGGTGCTgacaaagggagtggctggcattgggaaaacagtttctgtgcagaagttcattctggactgggctgaagaaATAGCTAACCAGGATATGCACTACatatttccttttcctttccgtGAGCTTAACCTAGTGAAGGAGGAACATCTCAGTTTAATGGGTCTGATTAAACGATTCTGTGGTAACATCAATGATTTGAACATTTTCAATGATATCAAATGCAAAGTgttgttcatctttgatggtctcgATGAGTGTCGGATTCCTTTGAATTTCAACTCCAACCCAAAGTGTTGTGACGTAACAGAAGCAAccacagtgtctgctttgctcacaaacctcatcaaggggaatctgctgccctctgctctcctgtggatcacctccagaccagcagcagccaaccAGATCCCTCCTGAGTGTGTGGACCAGGTGACAGAGGTACGGGGGTTCAATGACCCCcagaaggaggagtacttcaggaagagagTCAGTGATGAGGACCTGGCTAACAGAACCATTACacacctgaagtcatccaggagcctcttcatcatgtgccacattcctgtcttctgctggattgcagCCACTGTACTAGAGATAATGTTGAAGGAAAGAAACACAGGAGAGATCCCCAAGACTCTGactcaaatgtacacacacttcctgatgATTCAGACAGATGTCAAACAGAAgtacacagaaagaaaagaaacggaTGAAGGGATGGTTTTCAAACTAGGGAAACTTGcttttcagcagctgcagaagggaaatctgatcttctatgaggagGACCTGAGAGAGTGCGGCATTGACATCACAGAGGCAtcagtgtactcaggagtgtgtaccCAGATCTTCAGGGAGGAGGCCGGGCTGTACCAGGGGAAGGTGttctgctttgtgcatctcagcaTTCAGGAGCATCTTGCTGCATTGTATGTGCATCTCACATTCATCATCCAGAAGAAAAATGTTCTCAACCAAGCAACCCCAAGGCCAGCCACATTCATATCCAAGCTTGCGGAATGTTTTAGGCCGCTGCCTGTGTCTGATGCAAAGGAGGGTGGTGAAGTGTCTGTGTACGAGCTGCAAAAGAGAGCAATAGATCTGGCCTTACAGAGTGAaaatggacacctggaccttttcctccgttTTCTATTGGGCCTCTCACTTGAGTCCAATCAGAATCTATTCGGAGCTCTGCTTCCACCGATAACCATCCAATCAGAGAGCACAGACAAAACTGTCCAGTACATCAAGAAGAAGATTGGTGAAAATCCCTCCTCAgataaatgcatgaatctgttccaCTGCCTCAATGAGCTGAATGACCAGTCCCTAGTGGAGGAAATGCAGAACTACATGAAGACATCAGGAGGTCTAAAGAGAGCCAAACTCTCCCCTGCACAGTGGTCAGCTGtggtgtttgtgctgctgaccTCAGATCAGCAGCTGGATAAGTTTGACCTGGATAAATATGGCGGATCAGAGGAATGTCTGCTGAGGCTGATGCCTGTGGTCAAGGCCTCCAGATCAGCAAA GCTGCATAACTGTAACCTGACAGGgaaaagctgctcctctctggctgcagccctcagctcaggatcAAGTCTCAGAGAGCTGGACCTAAGTGACAataatctgcaggactctggagtggcacttcttagtgctgcattaggaaatccactctgcCAACTGGAGACACTAAA GCTGGATCTCTGTAACCTGACAGATAAAtgctgctcctctctggctgaTGCCTTCAGatcaggctcaagtctcagacacCTGAACCTGAGTTACACTAATCTGCAGGACTatggagtggcacttcttagtgctgcattaggaaatccactcaGTCAATtggagacactagagtga